Genomic DNA from Sphingobium sp. WTD-1:
TCCCACAACAGGCGGACCCGGCCATAGCCCAGCCGCAACGGCGCGGCCGGCAGAGCCGAGACATTCTGGACATGACCGCCCAGCGCATCATCCTTGCTGGTGGTCGAATAGCGCAGCCGCACCACATCGCCCACCTGCACCCCCTCGACCGCCATGGTCGCGGTCAGGATACCGCTGATCTGCAGCGCTTCCAGCCCCTGCTCACGGCGCAGCACGGTGAATTTCTTGCCGCTGGCCAGCGCATCGATCACCTGATCGCCGCGCAGGATCGACAGTTCATGGATGATGAGGTCGCCCTTGTCCGGCGCCCAGGGCAGCGTCAGCGACGACAATTGGGTCAGCGCCTCGGCCGAACCGGCGCGGGTGGCGATGTCGGCATAGTTTTACAGCTGGCCCTTCTCGACCCGCTGCTGGCTGTCGAGGATCATCATCGAGGGCGGATCGCCATCGGCCGCGAGCTTGGGCATCGCCGCCTTGTCGATCCAGCCGGGCGCCGGCTGATACAGCGGCACCTCTCCGGCAAAGGCAGGCGCCACAACCGTCATGGCCGCCGAAGCCGCCAACCACCCGAAATGTCTCATTTCCCCCCGAACATCCTTTTGCACTAAGCCCCGTTTGACCGAAGGCTATGGCATCGCGACGAAGCGCTCAAGGGGAAGCATCACGCGCAAAGAAAAAGGGGCCGGAAAACCGGCCCCTTCTCGAAATTCGCGGCAGTCGCGAAGCGGATTAGCGCTTCGAGAACTGGAAGCTGCGGCGGGCCTTGGCCTTGCCGTACTTCTTACGCTCGACGACGCGGCTGTCGCGGGTCAGGAAGCCTTCGGCCTTGACCGCGCTGCGCAGCGCCGGCTCATACTTCGACAGAGCCTGGGCAATGCCGTGCTTGACCGCACCGGCCTGGCCCGACAGACCGCCGCCCTTGACGGTGGCGATCACGTCATACTGACCTTCACGGTCGGTGACGCCGAAGGGCTGGTTGATGACCAGACGCAGGGTCGGGCGAGCGAAATAGACTTCCTGGTCACGGCCGTTGACCGTGATCTTGCCGGTGCCGGGCTTCACCCACACGCGGGCCACGGCGTCCTTGCGGCGGCCGGTGGCATAGGCGCGGCCGAGGCCGTCGATTTCCTGGGCGCGCAGCGGAGCCGAGGGCTGGACCGGCGCGGCAGCGACGGGCGCTTCGCCTTCGACGGCAGCCGGGGCAGCGGCAGGAGCGGCAGTGGCCAGCGACGCGAGGTCGGACAGGGACTGACGGTTATCGGACATTATGCACCCACCTTGTTCTTGCGGTTGCGCGACGCGAAGTCGAGCACTTCGGGGTTCTGGGCTTCATGCGGATGCTCGGTGCCGGCGAAGATGCGCAGGTTGCGCATCTGCTGGCGGCCCAGCGGACCACGGGGGATCATACGCTCGACGGCCTTTTCCAGGACGCGCTCGGGGAAACGACCTTCCAGGATCTTCTGGGGGGTGGTTTCCTTGATGCCGCCGGCATAACCGGTGTGCTTGTAGTAAACCTTGTCGGTCAGCTTGCGGCCGGTGAACTTGACCTTGCCCGCGTTGATGATGATGACATTGTCACCGCAATCGACATGGGGGGTGAAGCTCGGCTTGTGCTTGCCGCGCAGGATATTCGCTACAGTCGAAGCGAGACGACCCACGACCAGCCCTTCGGCGTCGATCAGGATCCACTTCTTTTCGACCGTCGCCGGGGTTGCCGGCTTGGTGGTCTTCATCAGCGCCTTCATGGTGCCAATTCTCCAAGAATGAACAGTGAACCAGCCACCCGAGGGTCGCTGGAAGATGGGCGCTAATGACGTTTGGGGGCCGACAAGTCAAGAGATTCGGCGGCTTTCACGACGGGTAAAATAATACCACTCACTTGCCGGCGACGGTCAGGCTCCGCTTTTCGGTCAGCATCTGGGCGCCCAGCGTCAGCGTGCGTTCCTGCGCATCGACCAGCCCCGTCTGCGCCGACACCATATAATGCATCGCGACATGGGCGCCCTCCCCCTGCAGATCCTCCTGCAAGGTCAGGCGGTTGCCGTCATGTGCGGCAACGACAGACTCGCCCTCCACCGCGACGGCGCGGCCCAGTGGCGGGCCCGCCAAGGTGCGCACGCCACGCGGCTTTACATCGTCAACTTCGCTGTCAACGAACAGCAGCAACGGCTGCACCTCACCCGACAGCAGGGCCAGCCGTCCCTCGGGCGTGAGACCATCCAGCAGGGCCAGGACATTCTTCGCCGTGCGCTGCCCCGCACTGCCCTCCGGCGCCTTGGCGACCATGGCATTGAGCGCCTTTTCCATCGTCGCCCGAACATCATCGACATTGTCGAGGCCGACAATCTTGCCATGGGTATCGAGGCGGAAGCGATGCTCCACCCCGATCAGCGGCGACAGGGCGGCACGATAGGCATCGCCCCCCGCACCGGGCGCATCGCTGTCCAGACTGCGCAGCGTGACATGCAGAATATAACCATCCCCTGCCTTTTCGAAACGCAATATCCGGTCGGCCCGGAACAGGCTGTCGCGCCCGTCGACCGGGCGATGCTGGTCGATGCGATAAAGTAGATCCTGCCCGGTCGGCGGCGCGAAGCCGATCGCGACCGGGGCGGCCAGCGCCGGTGAGGCGAGCGCCAGCGACAGGAAGGCAATCACCCGCTTCATGCCAGTTGCTCCGCGACCCAGGCGGCAAAAGGCGGATGGGCGGCATCGACCGGCAGCGCCAGGATCGCCGGCACATCATAATCGTGCAACTGCGCGATCCGCGCCATCAGCGCGTCGCGCCGGTCGGCGTTGGCCTTGAATAGCACCGGGACTTCGGCGCCTTCCTCCACCTTGCCCTGCCATTCATAGATGGAGGTGCAGGGACCAAGGATATTGGCGCAGGCGACCAGCCTCTCTTCGACCAGCGTGCGGGCGACGGCACGCGCCTGCTCGGCCGATCCGAACAGGCTGTAGACCAGCGCCACTCGCTCCCCGCTCATGCCCGGTGCGATCCCACGGCATGGGCGCCCCAGGCAGCCGAGGCCACCACCAGCGCGCCGACCGCCTGGTGCAGCACGGCCAGCGGCAGGGCGATGCCGCTGATGACGGTGGCGATGCCCAGCAGCACCTGTGTGCCGACCGCCGCATTGATCGCGATCGACGCGCCGCGATGGCCCGCCGCCTTGGCCTTGCGCGCCAGCAGGATCAGCATCGCCGCCGCAACCCAAGCCCACCAGCGGTGGATGAAATGGACCAGATAGGGATCGCTGGAGACGGTCGCCCAGAGCGAGCCGAGCCATTGGATGCCTTCGGGTACCAGATGGTCGTTCATCAGCGGCCAGGTGCTGGAGACATAGCCGGCATCGAGGCCCGCCGTGAACGCGCCGAACATGAGCTGGACCAGCAGCACCAGCAGGGTCGCCAATGCAAAGGGCTGCAACGCGGCGGGCCGGGCATAGGGGTTGCGCACCAGCGCCAGCAGGTCGAGCGCGGTCCAGATCAACCCGCCGATGATGAAGAGCGCGGTCAGCAGATGCACCGCCAGCCGATAATGGCTGACATCGGTGCGCACCGACAGGCCCGACTTCACCATCCACCAGCCGATCGCGCCCTGAAGCCCGCCCAGCGCCAGCAGCGCAACCAGGCGCCAGCCATAGCCGGCCGGGATCGCCCGCCGCGCCGCGAACCAGATCAACGGCAGGGCAAATGCGACGCCGATCAGGCGACCGAGCAGCCGGTGCAACCATTCCCAGAAGAAGATGAACTGGAAGGCGGCCAGGCTCATGCCCTTGTTGATCTCCTTATATTCGGGGATCTGCTGATAATCGCGGAACGCCTCCATCCACTGGTCGTGGGTCAAGGGCGGGATCGCGCCGGTGATCGGCTTCCACTGGGTGATGGACAGGCCGGATTCGGTGAGGCGCGTGATGCCGCCGACCACCACCATGCAGAAGACCAGCGCCGCCACGATGAGCAGCCAGCGGGCAATGGCAACGGGACGCGGAGCCGCGCTGAACGCGGTCGGGGAAGAACGTGTCATGCCCGGTCCATGCGCCCATGGCGAAAGCTCCGCAAGAGGGGCGGACATGGACAAATGGTCATGGGGACGCCATCGCGACGGGATACAAATGCGTCCACGGGCGTCTCCCACCAACGCATTGCAACGACAGGGTTATGATGAGCCAGCAGAGGGACATTGCCGACATGATCGCCGAACAGGGGCCGATGGGCGCCCTGACCGCGACGATCGACGCGTCCTCGCCGCTGGGGCCGGCGTCGGACTGGTCGCCATCGCTCGTCTCGACAGTGCGGCTGATGCTGTCGTCGCGCGCGGAGATCGTGCTGTTCTGGGGGCCGGATTATTGCGCCCTCTATAATGAAGCCTATGCCCCCACGATCGGCGACAAGCATCCCCGCGTGCTTGGCCGCCCGGCCCGCGAAGGCTGGGCCGAGCTGTGGGATGATCTTGGCCCGCTGCTGCAATCGGTCCGGGACACGGGCGAAACCTTCCATGCCAAGGACCGCCCCTTCTATATCGAGCGCGACGGCGGCCGGGGCGAGGAGGTCTTTTTCGACATTTCCTATTCGCCGGTGTTCGAACTGGATGGGTCGATCGGCGGCGTGCTGTGCATCGTCAGCGAAACCACCGTCCGCGTGCTGGCCGAGCGCGAGGCGCGGGCCGACCGCAACCGCCTCTGGGCGCTGGCGCGCGACCCCTTCCTGATCGCCGACAGCAATGGCATCTGGCTGTCCGCCAGCCCTGCCTGGACCGAAATATTGGGCTGGTCGCAGGAGGAACTGATCGGCCGCACATCGGAATGGATGGAGCATCCCGACGATGTGAAGCGGACGCGCGGCGAGGTGCAGGATCTGGCCGACGGCCATCCGACCATGCGGTTCGAAAACCGGTTCCGCACCAAGCGGGGCGATTATCGCATCTTTAGCTGGACGGCCGTGCCCGAGGGTGACCTCATCTATTGCGTCGCCCGCGACGTGACCCGGCATCGCACCGATGCCCAGACCCTGGCTGAAACCGAAGCCGCGCTGCGCCAGGCGCAGAAGATGGAGACGCTGGGCCAACTCACCGGCGGCGTCGCGCATGACTTCAACAATCTGCTGCAGATCGTCACCGGCAATCTGGACCTGCTGCAACGCGCTCTGCCCGACGACCAGCCGCGCCTGCGCCGCGCGGCTGACAATGCCATGGCCGGGGCCGAACGGGCGGCGATACTGACCCAGCGGCTGCTCGCCTTTTCCCGTCGCCAGCCCCTGGCCCCCGACCGGGTCGACCCCAACAGGCTGATCGCCGGCATGTCGGACCTGCTTCATCGGACGCTGGGCGAGATGATCGAGGTGGAAACGGTGCAGAGCCCGCGGGTCTGGCCGGTCGAGATCGACGTCAACCAGATGGAAAATGCGCTGCTCAACCTCGCGGTCAATGCGCGCGACGCGATGCCGCAGGGCGGCAAGCTGACGATCGAGGTCGCCAACACCCATCTCGACAGCCATTATGCCGCGACGGAGCAGGAAATCACGCCCGGCCAATATGTGCTGATCTGCGTGTCGGACACCGGCATGGGCATGGATGCCGACACGCTGTCCCACGCGATCGAACCCTTCTTCACCACCAAGGAGGTGGGACGCGGCACCGGCCTTGGCCTGTCGATGGTCTATGGCTTCGTCAAGCAGTCGGGCGGCCATGTCCGGGTCTATTCGGAGGCCGGCCATGGCACGACGGTGAAAATCTACCTGCCGCGCTATCATGGCCTGCTGCCCGTTCCTGCCGAGGAGATCGTGCAGGCCCCGCCCCCGCCCTGTCCGCAGGCCGGGCAGGAGGTCATCCTGGTGTGCGAGGATGACGAGAATGTCCGCGCCTATTCGGTCGAAGTGCTGCGCGACCTGGGCTATCGCGTGATCGAAGCGGGCGATGGCCCGACCGCCCTCGCGGCGCTGGATGCCGCGGCCGAGCCGATCGACCTGCTGTTCACCGACGTGGTGCTGCCCGGTGGCATGACCGGGGCCGACATTGCCCGCGCCGCCAAGGCGAAGCAGCCGGGCCTGCGCGTGCTGTTCACCACCGGCTATGCCCGCAACGCGATCATCCATCATGGCCGGCTCGATCCGGGGGTCGAACTGCTGACCAAGCCCTTCACCTACAGGGCGCTGGGCGAGAAGATCCGCGACATGCTGGACCGGGTGGAAAGCCCGGTCCAGTAGGAAGCGCTCAGCCCTTCGCGCGCTGCCAGGCGGCGACCAGATCGACCGCGCGTTCGCGCACGGTGAGCGCATCGTCGCCCGGACGATAGAGCGCGCCGCCCACGCCGATCCCCTCGCAGCCACCGGCGAGCCAGTCACCGATCGTGTCCGCGCCGGTGCCGCCCACGGCCCAGACGCCGACATGCTTGGGCAGCACATCCTTGACCGCCTTGACATAGGCCGGGCCAAGTTGGGCGGCGGGGAACAGCTTCACCCGGCGTGCGCCGGCTTCCACCGCGCGGAACGCCTCGCTCGGCGTCATGAAGCCGGGCAGCAGTTCAAGACCGAGTTCGGCGCCGCGTGCGATCACGTCGGGCACCGTGTTGGGCGTCACCATGATGCGGCCGGCCGCACCTGCCAGCGCTTCAACCGCCTGGATCGTCAGCACCGTGCCGCCACCGATCAGCGCGCGGTCGCCAAACGCATTCTGCATTGCGGCGATACTGACCAGGGGATCGGGCGAATTGAACGGCACCTCGATCACGCGGATACCGGCTTCCACCAGGGCGGCGGCGATATCGAGCGCCTCTTCGGGCTTCACGCCACGCAGAATGGCGGCGATCGGCGGCGCGCCGTCGGCCAGCAGGTCGTCGAGGATCATGGGTCAGTTCTCCAGAAAGCCAAGGCCAGCCCGCGCACAGGCGTCGCCGTCCAGCGATTGCGAAGCGATGCCCTGCGCATCGAGGGCACGGGCATAGCGATCCGAAAGCCGCGCGTCACCAATCAAGACGACGCCGGTGTCGCCGGCCAGCGCGGCGCGCGCCTCGGCTATCTCGCAGCCGATGACGAGGCCCGACAGATAGCCCAGCGCCCAGTCGGCCGAGCGCCCGGCACGCAGCCGCATCGCCCGCGCCGCGAACAGCGAGGCAAGCAGCCGGCCCGCGCCGGCCCGCGCCAGCCCCTCGGCAAAACCGGCCGCTTCTTCCGCCGGATCGGCGTCAGCGGCAGCGATATTGGGACTGAGCGTCGAGCGATCGCGCAGCAGCGCGAACAGTTCGCCGGTCGGCACGGTGCGGAAGCGGATCACCCGGCCATCCTCCACCAGCGTCCATTTGCTGTGGGTGCCGGGCAGCACGATCAGATGGCGGCCGGTGGCGAGCCGGGGATCGAGCGCCATCGCGCCGAAAATCTGCGCCTCCTCGCCGCGCATCACATCGGCAATGCCGTCGGCGTCGGTGCAGGCCAGGCCCGCCATGATCGCCAGCGGCGCGCCGCGCCAATCGAAGCG
This window encodes:
- a CDS encoding 2-dehydro-3-deoxy-6-phosphogalactonate aldolase, translating into MILDDLLADGAPPIAAILRGVKPEEALDIAAALVEAGIRVIEVPFNSPDPLVSIAAMQNAFGDRALIGGGTVLTIQAVEALAGAAGRIMVTPNTVPDVIARGAELGLELLPGFMTPSEAFRAVEAGARRVKLFPAAQLGPAYVKAVKDVLPKHVGVWAVGGTGADTIGDWLAGGCEGIGVGGALYRPGDDALTVRERAVDLVAAWQRAKG
- the rpsI gene encoding 30S ribosomal protein S9 translates to MSDNRQSLSDLASLATAAPAAAPAAVEGEAPVAAAPVQPSAPLRAQEIDGLGRAYATGRRKDAVARVWVKPGTGKITVNGRDQEVYFARPTLRLVINQPFGVTDREGQYDVIATVKGGGLSGQAGAVKHGIAQALSKYEPALRSAVKAEGFLTRDSRVVERKKYGKAKARRSFQFSKR
- a CDS encoding PAS domain-containing sensor histidine kinase — its product is MMSQQRDIADMIAEQGPMGALTATIDASSPLGPASDWSPSLVSTVRLMLSSRAEIVLFWGPDYCALYNEAYAPTIGDKHPRVLGRPAREGWAELWDDLGPLLQSVRDTGETFHAKDRPFYIERDGGRGEEVFFDISYSPVFELDGSIGGVLCIVSETTVRVLAEREARADRNRLWALARDPFLIADSNGIWLSASPAWTEILGWSQEELIGRTSEWMEHPDDVKRTRGEVQDLADGHPTMRFENRFRTKRGDYRIFSWTAVPEGDLIYCVARDVTRHRTDAQTLAETEAALRQAQKMETLGQLTGGVAHDFNNLLQIVTGNLDLLQRALPDDQPRLRRAADNAMAGAERAAILTQRLLAFSRRQPLAPDRVDPNRLIAGMSDLLHRTLGEMIEVETVQSPRVWPVEIDVNQMENALLNLAVNARDAMPQGGKLTIEVANTHLDSHYAATEQEITPGQYVLICVSDTGMGMDADTLSHAIEPFFTTKEVGRGTGLGLSMVYGFVKQSGGHVRVYSEAGHGTTVKIYLPRYHGLLPVPAEEIVQAPPPPCPQAGQEVILVCEDDENVRAYSVEVLRDLGYRVIEAGDGPTALAALDAAAEPIDLLFTDVVLPGGMTGADIARAAKAKQPGLRVLFTTGYARNAIIHHGRLDPGVELLTKPFTYRALGEKIRDMLDRVESPVQ
- a CDS encoding 2-dehydro-3-deoxygalactonokinase, producing MSEYAVIGDWGTSNLRLFRVEAGRIVARRDGPGIGVVGREAEAAFAETIAPWLEDGLPTSIRLCGMVGARDGWVEAPYADCPADADSWAEVAVRFDWRGAPLAIMAGLACTDADGIADVMRGEEAQIFGAMALDPRLATGRHLIVLPGTHSKWTLVEDGRVIRFRTVPTGELFALLRDRSTLSPNIAAADADPAEEAAGFAEGLARAGAGRLLASLFAARAMRLRAGRSADWALGYLSGLVIGCEIAEARAALAGDTGVVLIGDARLSDRYARALDAQGIASQSLDGDACARAGLGFLEN
- the rplM gene encoding 50S ribosomal protein L13 → MKALMKTTKPATPATVEKKWILIDAEGLVVGRLASTVANILRGKHKPSFTPHVDCGDNVIIINAGKVKFTGRKLTDKVYYKHTGYAGGIKETTPQKILEGRFPERVLEKAVERMIPRGPLGRQQMRNLRIFAGTEHPHEAQNPEVLDFASRNRKNKVGA
- the cutA gene encoding divalent-cation tolerance protein CutA → MSGERVALVYSLFGSAEQARAVARTLVEERLVACANILGPCTSIYEWQGKVEEGAEVPVLFKANADRRDALMARIAQLHDYDVPAILALPVDAAHPPFAAWVAEQLA
- a CDS encoding COX15/CtaA family protein, with product MTRSSPTAFSAAPRPVAIARWLLIVAALVFCMVVVGGITRLTESGLSITQWKPITGAIPPLTHDQWMEAFRDYQQIPEYKEINKGMSLAAFQFIFFWEWLHRLLGRLIGVAFALPLIWFAARRAIPAGYGWRLVALLALGGLQGAIGWWMVKSGLSVRTDVSHYRLAVHLLTALFIIGGLIWTALDLLALVRNPYARPAALQPFALATLLVLLVQLMFGAFTAGLDAGYVSSTWPLMNDHLVPEGIQWLGSLWATVSSDPYLVHFIHRWWAWVAAAMLILLARKAKAAGHRGASIAINAAVGTQVLLGIATVISGIALPLAVLHQAVGALVVASAAWGAHAVGSHRA